The following are encoded together in the Longimicrobium terrae genome:
- a CDS encoding strawberry notch C-terminal domain-containing protein, with the protein MADPADSPVEIAEGLPSASAYPTLNLDFSSSEPLPRAETDWERDAAERGEAATSPVFTPFSLSITERRAPHPRLVVETRSMAGMPPPPLVRQRFESPLADDAWGRSGLFGGASDEQAELALRILDGWDAGHGCLCADDVGVGKSREIALLVLEALEQGERRIVVTTKNENNVRDLEHEFRRVASGHQHGPFPAQFIEVGAYREAKGEGGVLPLPDGPAVYLAHAYNLADFQPAIAAVRPTVWLADEAHEFANIADSKRGMAWTALHEAMLPCTSKLAYFTATPAVTLDQLSYLYGLRLWRIGAFDSWIARKTGKSTADQDENPGAAEEAVTAHVAEAAALGDAAGVDADQAAASGKRRFMVRRNDAFTIRTTPAEAEQVMRELKGSGHYLSRDLWRGGVSFEVEWIDLPEIPGAMERYDRAAAVCRDLSLAARQFGAMNARVKTAGLDRAMIQGYLKQLLFDLRLDSVLARADRAIAAGRQVVISIHSVAGDDEGTAALGRDAQDHAVNRRLESAINRINIREIRKQGDDGETSYVDLGDIPEALLAREELRLRARALPPLRDPVHVIEQHFGASRVAAITGRIPARLRALRMGEFQAGGRDVALISRAGKVGLSLHDVNRRPRTMLVADYEWSADLFKQELGRVDRTGQFTSPEIVLAASVAAGERKFAATIAARMASLGATCKGSAESTGTDALDQFDMSGGIALEAMKNAVERMDDEARRYFTGSQFLERQKTSDGAWIWTPKRRPDEGTQMRHFLLDLLMFPLAVANRTLALWEEEREKLLTADTIDALAARRTGRVRGTVLRERALPASPPIVLVDVENEDGEVRAIARGFVTEHMVRIQGARGPDTDGGPRTRRYLQFTAEDGRLVSGLDLSASEAHRVRWAFGVHERRDTSPRAVLEDLRVGEKIDVRSPGRLQWTLHLRRDGRIEIRGAKISRDRDALMRPGLYGAVRYEPLGNFLYLASHEHLEGFLEIYPAVDGEPALEAAA; encoded by the coding sequence GTGGCGGACCCCGCCGATTCCCCGGTGGAGATCGCCGAAGGTCTCCCTTCCGCGTCCGCGTACCCGACGCTCAATCTGGACTTCTCCAGTTCCGAGCCCCTGCCGCGCGCCGAAACGGACTGGGAGCGGGATGCAGCCGAACGCGGCGAGGCGGCGACGAGCCCGGTGTTCACGCCGTTCAGCCTGTCGATCACCGAACGCCGCGCACCGCATCCGCGCCTGGTGGTGGAAACGCGCAGCATGGCCGGGATGCCGCCGCCCCCGCTCGTCCGCCAGCGATTCGAAAGCCCGCTCGCCGATGATGCGTGGGGCCGGAGCGGCCTCTTCGGCGGCGCGAGCGACGAGCAGGCCGAGCTGGCGCTCCGCATCCTGGACGGGTGGGACGCGGGACACGGGTGCCTGTGCGCCGACGACGTGGGCGTCGGAAAGAGCAGGGAGATCGCGCTTCTCGTCCTGGAGGCGCTCGAGCAGGGGGAACGCCGGATCGTCGTGACGACGAAGAACGAGAACAACGTCCGCGACCTGGAGCATGAGTTCCGCCGCGTCGCCTCCGGCCACCAGCATGGCCCCTTCCCCGCGCAGTTCATCGAGGTCGGCGCGTACCGGGAAGCGAAGGGCGAGGGCGGGGTGCTTCCCCTCCCCGACGGGCCGGCGGTCTACCTCGCCCACGCGTACAACCTGGCGGACTTCCAGCCCGCGATCGCCGCGGTCCGTCCCACCGTCTGGCTCGCGGACGAGGCGCACGAATTCGCCAACATCGCCGACAGCAAGCGCGGCATGGCGTGGACGGCGCTCCACGAGGCCATGCTCCCCTGCACCTCCAAGCTCGCGTACTTCACCGCGACGCCCGCCGTGACCCTGGACCAGCTCTCGTACCTGTACGGGCTGCGTCTCTGGCGGATCGGCGCCTTCGATTCGTGGATCGCGCGCAAGACGGGCAAGAGCACGGCGGACCAAGACGAAAATCCGGGGGCCGCGGAAGAGGCGGTGACCGCGCACGTGGCCGAAGCGGCGGCGCTCGGCGACGCGGCCGGCGTCGACGCGGACCAGGCGGCGGCTTCGGGGAAGCGCCGCTTCATGGTGCGCCGAAACGATGCATTCACCATCCGGACGACGCCCGCGGAAGCGGAGCAGGTGATGCGGGAGCTCAAGGGCTCGGGCCACTACCTGTCACGCGACCTGTGGCGCGGCGGCGTCTCGTTCGAGGTGGAGTGGATCGACCTCCCGGAGATCCCGGGCGCGATGGAGCGCTACGACCGGGCCGCCGCGGTCTGCCGGGACCTGTCCCTGGCCGCACGCCAGTTCGGGGCGATGAACGCGCGGGTGAAGACCGCCGGACTCGACCGGGCGATGATCCAGGGGTATCTGAAGCAGCTCCTGTTCGACCTTCGCCTGGATTCCGTGCTGGCCCGCGCGGACCGGGCGATCGCCGCGGGGCGCCAGGTGGTGATCAGCATCCACTCCGTCGCCGGCGACGACGAGGGCACGGCGGCGCTCGGCCGCGACGCCCAGGACCACGCCGTCAACCGCCGGCTGGAGTCGGCAATCAACCGCATCAACATCCGGGAGATCCGGAAGCAGGGAGACGACGGGGAGACCTCGTACGTGGATCTCGGAGACATTCCCGAGGCGCTCCTGGCGCGGGAGGAGCTCCGGCTGCGCGCCCGCGCGCTTCCCCCGCTCCGTGATCCGGTCCACGTCATCGAGCAGCATTTCGGCGCGTCGCGGGTCGCCGCGATCACCGGCCGCATCCCGGCGCGCCTCCGCGCGCTCCGCATGGGCGAGTTCCAGGCGGGCGGGCGCGACGTCGCCCTGATCAGCCGCGCCGGGAAGGTGGGACTCAGCCTGCACGACGTGAACCGGCGGCCGAGGACCATGCTGGTGGCGGACTACGAGTGGTCCGCCGACCTGTTCAAGCAGGAGCTGGGGCGCGTCGACCGGACGGGCCAGTTCACCTCGCCCGAGATCGTGCTCGCCGCCTCGGTGGCCGCGGGGGAGCGGAAGTTCGCGGCGACGATCGCGGCCCGGATGGCGTCGCTCGGCGCGACCTGCAAGGGCAGCGCGGAATCCACCGGCACGGATGCGCTGGACCAGTTCGACATGTCGGGCGGGATCGCGCTGGAGGCGATGAAGAACGCCGTCGAGCGGATGGACGACGAAGCCCGCCGGTACTTCACCGGCAGCCAGTTCCTCGAGCGGCAGAAGACCAGTGACGGCGCATGGATCTGGACGCCGAAGCGGCGGCCGGATGAGGGCACGCAGATGCGCCACTTCCTGCTCGACCTGCTCATGTTTCCGCTCGCGGTGGCCAACCGGACGCTGGCGCTCTGGGAGGAGGAGCGGGAGAAGCTGCTGACCGCCGACACGATCGACGCGCTGGCGGCACGCCGCACGGGGCGCGTGCGGGGGACCGTTCTCCGGGAGCGGGCGCTCCCCGCGAGCCCGCCCATCGTCCTGGTGGACGTCGAGAACGAGGACGGGGAGGTGCGCGCGATCGCGCGCGGCTTCGTCACCGAGCACATGGTGAGGATCCAGGGCGCCCGGGGGCCGGACACGGATGGGGGTCCGCGGACCCGCAGATACCTCCAGTTCACGGCCGAGGACGGGCGCCTGGTCAGCGGGCTCGACCTGTCGGCGAGCGAAGCGCACCGGGTGCGCTGGGCCTTCGGGGTCCACGAGCGCCGCGACACGTCTCCCCGCGCGGTGCTGGAAGACCTTCGCGTCGGCGAAAAGATCGATGTCCGCTCACCCGGACGTCTTCAGTGGACCCTCCACCTGCGCCGGGACGGACGGATCGAGATCCGGGGGGCGAAGATCAGCCGCGACCGGGACGCGCTGATGCGGCCGGGGCTCTACGGCGCCGTGCGGTACGAGCCGCTCGGCAACTTCCTCTACCTCGCCAGCCACGAGCACCTGGAGGGGTTCCTGGAGATCTACCCGGCCGTGGACGGCGAGCCCGCGCTCGAGGCGGCCGCCTGA